A part of Streptomyces sp. DSM 40750 genomic DNA contains:
- a CDS encoding dolichyl-phosphate-mannose--protein mannosyltransferase yields MTSTASSTDTRQDQATEEQRPSWQQRLRRFGYAAPPRSDVRDRLVPPYTRPSPRVWAVLGLREELGALIARWSAWGGPLLVTLAAGLMRFHNLGSPKAVIFDETYYAKDAWAIVHRGYEVNWAKNANELILQNNGNVPIPTDPAYVVHPPVGKYVIGLGELMFGFNPFGWRFMTALLGTLSVLMLCRIGRRIFRSTFLGCLAGALMAVDGLHFVMSRTALLDQVLMFFVLAAFGCLVVDRDRARKRLAEALPPDGDGVVRPNSLIAETTRLGWRPYRLLAGLCLGLAFGTKWNALYFLVFFGVMTVLWDYSARKVAGARQPLIAMLQRDLGLAFLSTVPVVIVTYLASWTGWILSPDDGTGGYYRNWAATAGKGGWFSWLPDWLRSLWHYEHAVYEFHVGLSSPHTYQSNPWSWIVVGRPVSYFYESPSPGNDGCAAGTAEKCAREVLAIGTPLLWWAAAFAILYVLWRWFFRRDWRAGAIASGIAAGYLPWFLYQERTIFFFYAVVFLPFLCLAVTMMIGAILGPPGATERRRVAGAAGAGVLVLLIAWNFIYFWPIYTGQAIPIDSWRSRMWLDTWV; encoded by the coding sequence GTGACCAGTACCGCGTCCTCCACGGACACCCGGCAGGACCAGGCCACCGAAGAGCAGCGGCCGTCGTGGCAGCAGCGGCTGCGCCGCTTCGGCTACGCGGCGCCGCCGAGAAGCGACGTCCGCGACCGACTGGTGCCCCCGTACACCCGGCCGAGCCCGCGCGTCTGGGCCGTGCTGGGGCTGCGCGAGGAGCTGGGGGCGCTCATCGCCCGCTGGTCGGCGTGGGGCGGTCCGCTGCTGGTGACGTTGGCCGCGGGGCTGATGCGGTTCCACAACCTGGGCAGCCCCAAGGCGGTGATATTCGACGAGACGTACTACGCCAAGGACGCGTGGGCGATCGTCCACCGCGGGTACGAGGTCAACTGGGCCAAGAACGCCAATGAACTGATCCTCCAGAACAACGGGAACGTACCGATCCCGACGGACCCGGCGTATGTGGTGCACCCGCCCGTCGGCAAGTACGTCATCGGGCTGGGCGAGCTGATGTTCGGGTTCAACCCGTTCGGCTGGCGCTTCATGACGGCCCTGCTCGGCACGCTGTCCGTCCTGATGCTCTGCCGGATCGGCCGCCGTATCTTCCGCTCGACGTTCCTCGGCTGTCTCGCGGGCGCGCTGATGGCGGTGGACGGCCTGCACTTCGTGATGAGCCGCACGGCGCTGCTCGACCAGGTGCTGATGTTCTTCGTGCTCGCCGCCTTCGGCTGTCTGGTCGTCGACCGCGACCGGGCGAGGAAACGACTGGCCGAGGCACTGCCCCCGGACGGCGACGGAGTCGTACGCCCCAACTCCCTCATCGCCGAGACGACCCGCCTGGGCTGGCGCCCGTACCGCCTGCTGGCCGGTCTCTGTCTGGGCCTGGCCTTCGGCACCAAGTGGAACGCCCTGTACTTCCTGGTGTTCTTCGGCGTCATGACGGTCCTCTGGGACTACTCGGCCCGCAAGGTCGCCGGCGCCCGCCAGCCACTGATCGCCATGCTCCAGCGCGACCTGGGCCTGGCCTTCCTGTCCACGGTCCCGGTGGTGATCGTCACCTATCTGGCCTCCTGGACCGGCTGGATCCTCTCCCCGGACGACGGCACCGGCGGCTACTACCGCAACTGGGCGGCGACCGCGGGAAAGGGCGGCTGGTTCAGCTGGCTGCCCGACTGGCTGCGCAGCCTGTGGCACTACGAGCACGCGGTCTACGAGTTCCATGTCGGCCTGTCGTCCCCGCACACGTACCAGTCGAACCCGTGGAGCTGGATCGTCGTCGGCCGCCCGGTCTCCTACTTCTACGAGTCCCCGTCCCCCGGCAACGACGGCTGCGCGGCCGGCACCGCCGAAAAGTGCGCCCGCGAGGTCCTCGCCATCGGTACACCACTGCTGTGGTGGGCCGCCGCCTTCGCGATCCTCTACGTCCTGTGGCGCTGGTTCTTCCGCCGCGACTGGCGCGCCGGCGCGATCGCCTCCGGCATCGCCGCCGGCTACCTCCCCTGGTTCCTGTACCAGGAGCGCACGATCTTCTTCTTCTACGCCGTCGTCTTCCTCCCCTTCCTCTGCCTCGCCGTGACGATGATGATCGGCGCCATCCTCGGTCCCCCCGGCGCGACGGAACGCCGCCGCGTAGCCGGCGCGGCCGGCGCAGGCGTCCTGGTCCTCCTGATCGCCTGGAACTTCATCTACTTCTGGCCCATCTACACGGGCCAGGCGATCCCGATCGACAGCTGGCGGTCGCGGATGTGGCTGGATACGTGGGTGTGA
- the rsmA gene encoding 16S rRNA (adenine(1518)-N(6)/adenine(1519)-N(6))-dimethyltransferase RsmA codes for MTSPTPDALLGPADVRELAAALGVRPTKQRGQNFVIDANTVRRIARTADVRPEDTVVEVGPGLGSLTLALLEVADRVTAVEIDDVLAAALPATIAARMPTRAARFALVHADAMHVTELPGPAPTALVANLPYNVAVPVLLHMLETFPTIERTLVMVQAEVADRLAAGPGSKVYGVPSVKANWYAEVKRAGSIGRNVFWPAPNVDSGLVSLVRRTEPIKTTATRREVFAVVDAAFAQRRKTLRAALAGWAGSAAAAEAALVAAGVSPQARGESLTVEEFAAVAENRVAENTDDAGDAASPTGTDNTDTKEPGQS; via the coding sequence GTGACCAGCCCCACCCCCGACGCCCTCCTGGGCCCCGCCGACGTCCGCGAACTCGCGGCCGCGCTCGGCGTACGGCCCACCAAGCAGCGCGGCCAGAACTTCGTCATCGACGCCAACACGGTGCGCCGGATCGCGCGGACCGCGGACGTCCGCCCGGAGGACACGGTCGTCGAGGTGGGGCCGGGCCTCGGCTCCCTCACCCTGGCCCTGCTGGAGGTCGCGGACAGGGTCACGGCCGTCGAGATCGACGACGTACTCGCCGCCGCGCTCCCCGCGACGATCGCCGCCCGCATGCCCACCCGCGCCGCCCGCTTCGCCCTCGTGCACGCGGACGCCATGCACGTCACGGAGCTTCCCGGCCCGGCCCCCACGGCCCTCGTCGCGAACCTCCCGTACAACGTCGCCGTCCCCGTGCTGCTGCACATGCTCGAGACCTTCCCGACCATCGAGCGCACCCTCGTGATGGTCCAGGCGGAGGTCGCCGACCGCCTCGCCGCGGGGCCGGGCTCGAAGGTGTACGGCGTGCCGTCGGTGAAGGCGAACTGGTACGCGGAGGTCAAGCGGGCCGGGTCGATCGGGCGGAACGTCTTCTGGCCGGCGCCGAACGTCGACAGCGGGCTCGTCTCGCTCGTCCGCCGGACCGAGCCGATCAAGACCACCGCCACCAGGCGCGAGGTGTTCGCGGTCGTCGACGCGGCCTTCGCCCAGCGGCGCAAGACGCTGCGCGCCGCCCTCGCCGGATGGGCCGGTTCCGCGGCCGCCGCCGAGGCCGCCCTCGTCGCCGCCGGCGTCTCCCCGCAGGCCCGCGGCGAGTCCCTGACGGTCGAGGAGTTCGCCGCCGTCGCCGAGAACAGGGTCGCGGAGAACACCGACGACGCGGGCGACGCAGCCAGCCCCACCGGCACCGACAACACCGACACCAAGGAGCCCGGCCAGTCGTGA
- the rsmI gene encoding 16S rRNA (cytidine(1402)-2'-O)-methyltransferase, with translation MTGILVLAGTPIGDMADAPPRLAEELTGADVVAAEDTRRLRRLTQALGVQPGGRIVSYFEGNEAARTPELVEALVGGARVLLVTDAGMPSVSDPGYRLVAAAVEKDIRVTAVPGPSAVLTALALSGLPVDRFCFEGFLPRKAGERLGRLREVAEERRTLVYFEAPHRLDATLAAMAEVFGAERRAAVCRELTKTYEEVKRGPLGELAEWAAAGVRGEITVVVEGAPEKGPEELDAEELVRRVRVREEAGERRKEAIAAVAVEAGLPKREVFDAVVASKRAAP, from the coding sequence GTGACAGGAATCCTTGTGTTGGCAGGCACCCCCATCGGCGACATGGCGGACGCCCCGCCCCGGCTCGCCGAGGAGCTGACCGGCGCGGACGTGGTCGCCGCCGAGGACACCCGGCGGCTGCGCCGGCTCACCCAGGCGCTGGGCGTGCAGCCGGGCGGGCGGATCGTGTCCTACTTCGAGGGCAACGAGGCCGCGCGTACACCGGAGCTCGTCGAGGCGCTGGTGGGCGGTGCGCGGGTGTTGTTGGTCACGGACGCGGGGATGCCGTCGGTCTCCGACCCCGGGTACCGGCTCGTCGCCGCGGCCGTGGAGAAGGACATCCGCGTCACGGCCGTGCCGGGGCCGTCCGCGGTTCTGACCGCGCTCGCGTTGTCCGGGCTGCCCGTCGACCGGTTCTGCTTCGAGGGGTTCCTGCCGCGCAAGGCCGGGGAGCGGCTCGGGCGGCTGCGCGAGGTCGCGGAGGAGCGGCGCACGCTCGTGTACTTCGAGGCGCCCCACCGCCTGGACGCGACGCTCGCGGCGATGGCCGAGGTGTTCGGTGCCGAGCGACGGGCCGCGGTGTGCCGGGAGCTGACCAAGACGTACGAAGAGGTCAAGCGGGGGCCCCTCGGGGAGCTGGCCGAGTGGGCGGCGGCCGGTGTGCGCGGGGAGATCACCGTCGTCGTGGAGGGCGCGCCGGAGAAGGGGCCGGAGGAACTCGACGCCGAGGAGTTGGTGCGGCGGGTTCGGGTGCGGGAGGAGGCGGGGGAGCGGCGTAAGGAGGCGATCGCGGCGGTGGCGGTGGAGGCCGGGTTGCCGAAGAGGGAGGTCTTCGACGCGGTGGTGGCTTCCAAGCGGGCTGCGCCGTAG
- a CDS encoding penicillin-binding transpeptidase domain-containing protein has protein sequence MGKRRRVDERKTVMSSKAGRSRRHVALGGIAVVALGGGAFAVYTVFGGGAAAKDGSADAKAVKTGPLSAGEVRTAASAFLTAWQQGTVAKAAAATDDTAAAKTALTGFTKDAHIKDVTLTRGKRSGGKVPFTVKGTVSYKGTEKPLTYESALTVVRAEKDGEPVVEWQPSVVHPDLDEGDRLVTGEAGTPPVKALDRDGGELTTKKYPSLGSVLDGLREKYGKKAGGKAGVELRVVRAAAKDESGGSDEQSGTSEKSTREKAADKTLLELSEGTPGELKTTLSPSLQAAAEEQVKSTKRASVVVMRPSTGEILAAANSSSFNVAFQGSLAPGSTMKIVSSALLIDKGLASTDKVHPCPKFSSYGGWKFQNDDKFEIKNGSFKASFARSCNTAFISQAKKLDDNSLALEAQQVFGLGLNNWAIGVSSFDGAVPVQSDAPMAASLIGQGGVRMNPLNMASVVATAKTGVFKQPYLVPPSVDGRTLATASRPMSGAVRAQLTELLRYTAAAGTAAEAMSGLGPDYGAKTGSAEVDGQKQPNGWFTAWKGDLASAGVVQQGGHGSESAGPIVAALLKAGSGG, from the coding sequence GTGGGTAAGAGAAGGCGTGTCGACGAGCGGAAGACCGTGATGTCGTCGAAGGCGGGCAGGTCACGGCGGCACGTCGCGCTGGGCGGAATCGCGGTCGTGGCCCTCGGCGGCGGCGCGTTCGCCGTGTACACGGTGTTCGGTGGTGGCGCGGCGGCCAAGGACGGTTCGGCCGACGCCAAGGCCGTGAAGACCGGGCCGTTGTCCGCCGGCGAGGTCCGTACGGCCGCCTCCGCCTTCCTCACCGCCTGGCAGCAGGGCACCGTCGCGAAGGCCGCCGCCGCCACGGACGACACTGCGGCCGCGAAGACCGCGCTGACCGGCTTCACCAAGGACGCCCACATCAAGGACGTCACCCTCACCCGCGGCAAGCGCTCGGGCGGCAAGGTGCCGTTCACGGTGAAGGGCACGGTCTCCTACAAGGGCACGGAGAAGCCGCTGACCTACGAGTCCGCCCTCACCGTCGTACGGGCGGAGAAGGACGGTGAACCGGTCGTCGAGTGGCAGCCGTCCGTCGTCCACCCCGACCTCGACGAGGGCGACCGCCTGGTGACCGGCGAGGCGGGCACGCCCCCGGTGAAGGCCCTCGACCGGGACGGCGGCGAGCTGACGACGAAGAAGTACCCGTCGCTGGGCTCGGTGCTGGACGGCCTGCGGGAGAAGTACGGCAAGAAGGCGGGCGGCAAGGCGGGCGTCGAACTGCGGGTCGTCCGGGCCGCGGCCAAGGACGAGTCGGGCGGCTCGGACGAGCAGTCCGGGACCTCCGAGAAGTCCACGCGGGAGAAGGCGGCCGACAAGACGCTGCTGGAGCTGAGCGAGGGCACGCCGGGGGAGCTGAAGACGACGCTCAGCCCGTCGCTCCAGGCCGCCGCCGAGGAGCAGGTGAAGTCCACCAAGCGGGCGTCGGTGGTCGTGATGCGGCCGTCGACCGGAGAGATCCTCGCCGCGGCGAACTCCAGCAGCTTCAATGTGGCGTTCCAGGGCTCGCTCGCCCCCGGCTCCACGATGAAGATCGTGTCGTCGGCGCTGCTCATCGACAAGGGCCTGGCCTCGACGGACAAGGTCCACCCGTGCCCCAAGTTCTCGTCGTACGGCGGCTGGAAGTTCCAGAACGACGACAAGTTCGAGATCAAGAACGGCTCCTTCAAGGCGAGCTTCGCGCGCTCCTGCAACACCGCCTTCATCTCCCAGGCGAAGAAACTGGACGACAACTCCCTGGCCCTGGAGGCCCAGCAGGTCTTCGGGCTCGGCCTGAACAACTGGGCCATCGGGGTGTCCAGCTTCGACGGCGCGGTTCCGGTGCAGAGCGACGCCCCGATGGCGGCCTCGCTGATCGGCCAGGGCGGGGTGCGGATGAACCCGCTGAACATGGCGTCGGTGGTCGCCACGGCCAAGACGGGCGTCTTCAAGCAGCCCTATCTGGTCCCGCCGTCGGTCGACGGCCGTACGCTCGCGACCGCCTCCCGGCCCATGTCCGGCGCCGTCCGCGCCCAGCTCACCGAACTCCTCCGGTACACCGCCGCGGCCGGTACGGCGGCCGAGGCGATGTCGGGCCTCGGCCCCGACTACGGCGCCAAGACCGGCTCCGCCGAGGTCGACGGCCAGAAGCAGCCCAACGGCTGGTTCACCGCCTGGAAGGGCGACCTCGCCTCCGCCGGAGTCGTCCAGCAGGGCGGCCACGGCAGCGAGTCGGCGGGCCCGATCGTGGCGGCACTCCTCAAGGCGGGCAGCGGGGGCTGA
- a CDS encoding resuscitation-promoting factor translates to MSNVQSSSYETYGPDGTDWQPAYGAEAQSYGVHEDTYRPAYEDLRDHPDPASTPAGPVDGRGVSRRSARRRRVPDRSAPLRRLVPQALVVAFLAGGTSAFVAKDKAIELTVDGRPRTLHTFADDVTELLADEGVAFGAHDVVAPAPGTALSSGDEVAVRYGRPVALTLDGHRRRVWTTARTVDGALQQLGVRAEGAYVSTSRSQRIGRQGLELDVRTERAVTIMADGRTRTIRTNAATVGEAVEQAGVTLRGEDTTSVAGASFPRDGQTVTVLRVTGSKEVREEPIPFWVRRTEDPSLFRGTEVVERAGHPGTRRVTYALRTVNGVKQRPRLLRTEVVREPQDQIVKVGTKPVPTSAQEAEGLNWPGLAACESGGRPDAVDSSGTYGGLYQFDTYTWQSLGGQGRPQDAPAAEQTLRAKKLYVQRGASPWPHCGARLHS, encoded by the coding sequence GTGAGCAACGTGCAGTCGTCGTCGTACGAGACCTATGGCCCGGACGGTACGGACTGGCAGCCGGCGTACGGCGCCGAGGCGCAGTCGTACGGGGTCCACGAGGACACGTACCGGCCCGCCTATGAAGACCTGCGGGACCACCCGGACCCGGCCTCGACGCCTGCTGGTCCGGTCGACGGCCGGGGCGTCTCCCGGCGGTCCGCTCGGCGCAGACGGGTGCCCGACCGGTCCGCTCCGTTGCGGCGGCTGGTGCCGCAGGCGCTCGTGGTGGCGTTTCTCGCGGGCGGGACCTCCGCGTTCGTGGCGAAGGACAAGGCGATCGAGCTGACCGTCGACGGGCGGCCGCGCACGCTGCACACCTTCGCCGACGACGTCACCGAACTCCTCGCCGACGAGGGGGTCGCCTTCGGCGCGCACGACGTCGTCGCACCGGCTCCCGGTACCGCGCTGAGCAGCGGTGACGAGGTCGCCGTGCGCTACGGGCGGCCCGTCGCCCTCACCCTCGACGGCCACCGGCGCAGGGTCTGGACGACCGCCCGCACGGTGGACGGGGCGCTCCAGCAGCTCGGGGTGCGTGCGGAGGGCGCGTATGTGTCGACCTCGCGCTCCCAGCGCATCGGGCGGCAGGGGCTGGAGCTGGACGTCCGTACCGAGCGGGCCGTCACGATCATGGCGGACGGGCGGACGCGGACGATCCGTACGAACGCGGCGACCGTGGGGGAGGCGGTCGAGCAGGCCGGGGTCACCCTGCGCGGGGAGGACACCACCTCCGTCGCGGGGGCGAGCTTCCCCCGGGACGGGCAGACCGTGACCGTGCTGCGGGTGACCGGGTCCAAGGAGGTCCGCGAGGAGCCGATCCCCTTCTGGGTACGCCGTACCGAGGATCCCTCCCTGTTCCGGGGCACCGAGGTCGTCGAACGCGCCGGCCACCCGGGCACCCGCCGGGTCACCTACGCCCTCCGCACGGTCAACGGGGTCAAGCAGCGGCCCCGGCTCCTCCGGACCGAGGTCGTGCGTGAGCCGCAGGACCAGATCGTCAAGGTCGGGACGAAGCCGGTGCCGACGTCGGCGCAGGAGGCGGAGGGGCTGAACTGGCCGGGCCTGGCGGCGTGCGAGTCGGGCGGCCGTCCGGACGCGGTCGACTCCTCGGGCACGTACGGCGGCCTCTACCAGTTCGACACCTACACCTGGCAGAGCCTCGGCGGCCAGGGCCGCCCCCAGGACGCCCCCGCCGCCGAACAGACCCTCCGCGCGAAGAAGCTGTACGTCCAGCGGGGGGCGAGTCCCTGGCCGCACTGCGGCGCCCGCCTGCACAGCTGA
- a CDS encoding penicillin-binding transpeptidase domain-containing protein, with the protein MRKGVKVSIIGGVFAAMVGGAGYGGYNFVTALNGGGGGAEKRTGPPSAEEVQETSEKFFAAWEKGDSVTASSYTNDAVDAGKVFGSFVGTARIDDVKIEPGKPTGTGGRTVPFSVAATVSYQGKSKKLAYESELTVVRGKTTGRALVDWQPSVAHPELKAGDTLFTGEAAAPPIEAVDRDGTVLTKEKYPSLGPILDTLRERYGADAGGTPGIELGIRHTDAEAGDTTLLTLAEGKAGKLETTISARVQAAAEKAVKKYAESSVVALRPSTGQVLAVANNRQDGFNAAFQGELPPGSTMKIITAATLIDNGVTSMNGPAPCPDTATWQSQTFKNLPGLKADETPNATLANSFMRSCNTAFIKLIDEEPMDDASLTEEAQERFGLGRDDWKTGIVSMDGKVPPSSGPNRAANAIGQGDVLMNPLNMASVTATAITGQFRQPYLVSPELDDRELATAKGLKAGTSSQLKQMMRLTATQGTAANVMSDLGGDIGAKTGSAEIDGNAEADSWFTGFRGDVAAAAMSEGGGRGGEAAGPMVVDVLKAGG; encoded by the coding sequence ATGCGCAAGGGGGTCAAGGTCTCCATAATCGGCGGGGTCTTCGCCGCGATGGTGGGGGGCGCCGGGTACGGCGGGTACAACTTCGTGACCGCGCTCAACGGGGGCGGTGGCGGTGCGGAGAAGCGGACCGGGCCGCCGAGTGCCGAGGAGGTCCAGGAGACGTCGGAGAAGTTCTTCGCGGCCTGGGAGAAGGGCGACTCGGTCACGGCGTCGTCGTACACGAACGACGCCGTGGACGCGGGGAAGGTGTTCGGCAGCTTCGTCGGCACCGCGCGGATCGACGACGTGAAGATCGAGCCGGGGAAGCCGACCGGGACCGGCGGCCGGACCGTCCCGTTCTCCGTCGCGGCGACGGTGTCGTACCAGGGGAAGAGCAAGAAGCTCGCGTACGAGAGCGAACTGACCGTCGTACGCGGGAAGACGACCGGGCGGGCGCTGGTCGACTGGCAGCCGTCCGTCGCGCACCCCGAGTTGAAGGCCGGCGACACGTTGTTCACCGGGGAGGCCGCCGCGCCGCCCATCGAGGCCGTGGACCGGGACGGCACCGTGCTGACCAAGGAGAAGTACCCCTCCCTCGGGCCGATCCTCGACACCCTGCGCGAGCGCTACGGCGCCGACGCGGGCGGTACGCCCGGTATCGAGCTGGGCATCCGGCACACCGACGCGGAGGCGGGTGACACCACCCTGCTGACCCTCGCCGAGGGCAAGGCGGGCAAGCTGGAGACGACGATCAGCGCGCGTGTGCAGGCGGCGGCCGAGAAGGCCGTCAAGAAGTACGCCGAGTCGTCCGTGGTCGCGCTGCGGCCCAGCACCGGGCAGGTGCTGGCGGTCGCCAACAACCGCCAGGACGGCTTCAACGCGGCCTTCCAGGGTGAACTCCCGCCCGGCTCCACCATGAAGATCATCACCGCCGCGACCCTCATCGACAACGGCGTGACCTCGATGAACGGCCCCGCACCCTGCCCCGACACGGCGACCTGGCAGAGCCAGACCTTCAAGAACCTGCCGGGGCTCAAGGCCGACGAGACGCCGAACGCCACGCTCGCCAACAGCTTCATGCGGTCCTGCAACACGGCTTTCATCAAGCTGATCGACGAGGAGCCGATGGACGACGCGTCGTTGACCGAGGAGGCCCAGGAGCGGTTCGGGCTCGGCAGGGACGACTGGAAGACGGGCATCGTCTCCATGGACGGCAAGGTGCCGCCGTCCAGCGGGCCGAACCGGGCCGCCAACGCGATCGGCCAGGGCGACGTCCTGATGAACCCGCTGAACATGGCGTCGGTGACGGCGACGGCGATCACGGGGCAGTTCCGGCAGCCGTACCTGGTGTCGCCGGAGCTGGACGACCGGGAGCTGGCCACGGCGAAGGGGTTGAAGGCCGGCACCTCGTCACAGTTGAAGCAGATGATGCGGCTGACCGCGACGCAGGGAACGGCCGCGAACGTCATGTCCGACCTCGGTGGGGACATCGGCGCGAAGACCGGATCCGCGGAGATCGACGGGAACGCCGAGGCGGACAGCTGGTTCACCGGTTTCCGGGGGGATGTCGCCGCCGCGGCCATGTCGGAGGGGGGCGGTCGTGGGGGTGAGGCGGCCGGGCCGATGGTCGTGGATGTGCTGAAGGCGGGCGGGTGA
- a CDS encoding 4-(cytidine 5'-diphospho)-2-C-methyl-D-erythritol kinase, whose amino-acid sequence MSVTVRVPAKVNVQLAVGGARPDGFHDLANVFLAVGLYDEVTATPADELTVTCAGPGADQVPLDRTNLAARAALALAERHGVEAAVHLHIAKDIPVAGGMAGGSADAAGALLACDALWGTNASRDELLDICAELGSDVPFSLVGGAALGTGRGEQLRPLDVGGSFHWVFAVADGGLSTPAVYREFDRLHEHDVVPEPIASQVLLDALAKGDVDALAAFLPDSNGLQPATLSLFPKLADTLAEGHAAGALAALVSGSGPTTAFLARDAESAHTIAQGLLASGTCKAARVAASPAPGATVVPQAPRTRRTQT is encoded by the coding sequence GTGAGCGTCACCGTTCGCGTCCCCGCCAAGGTCAATGTCCAGCTCGCGGTCGGCGGCGCCCGCCCCGACGGGTTCCACGACCTGGCCAACGTCTTTCTCGCCGTCGGGCTGTACGACGAGGTCACCGCCACCCCGGCCGACGAGCTGACCGTCACCTGCGCGGGCCCCGGCGCCGACCAGGTCCCCCTGGACCGTACGAACCTCGCCGCCCGTGCCGCGCTCGCGCTGGCGGAACGCCACGGCGTCGAGGCCGCCGTGCATCTGCACATCGCCAAGGACATCCCCGTGGCCGGCGGCATGGCCGGCGGCAGCGCGGACGCGGCCGGCGCGCTGCTCGCCTGCGACGCGCTGTGGGGTACGAACGCCTCGCGCGACGAACTCCTCGACATCTGCGCGGAGTTGGGGAGCGATGTGCCGTTCAGCCTGGTGGGCGGGGCGGCCCTCGGGACCGGGCGGGGCGAGCAGCTCCGGCCGCTCGACGTGGGCGGCTCGTTCCACTGGGTGTTCGCCGTCGCCGACGGCGGGCTCTCCACTCCCGCCGTCTACCGCGAGTTCGACCGGCTCCACGAGCACGACGTCGTGCCCGAGCCCATCGCCTCCCAGGTGCTGCTCGACGCGCTCGCCAAGGGCGACGTCGACGCGCTCGCGGCCTTCCTGCCGGACTCCAACGGCCTCCAGCCCGCCACCCTCTCGCTGTTCCCGAAGCTGGCCGACACCCTCGCCGAGGGCCACGCGGCCGGCGCGCTCGCCGCGCTCGTCTCCGGCTCGGGGCCGACCACGGCGTTCCTCGCCCGGGACGCCGAGTCGGCACACACCATCGCTCAGGGGCTCCTCGCGTCCGGCACCTGCAAGGCCGCGCGTGTGGCCGCCTCGCCCGCGCCGGGAGCGACGGTCGTCCCACAAGCCCCGCGAACGCGACGTACTCAGACGTGA
- a CDS encoding TatD family hydrolase produces the protein MPSNDSGNASGKNDKNAAPPLPEPLRVPVADSHTHLDMQSGTVEEGLAKAASVGVTTVVQVGCDIKGSRWAAETAERYEAVHATVALHPNEAPRIVHGDPDGWSRQGARTPGGDAALDDALAEIDRLAALPQVKGVGETGLDYFRTGPEGKAAQERSFRAHIEIAKRHGKALVIHDRDAHDDVLRILKEEGAPERTVFHCYSGDAAMAGICAEHGYFMSFAGNMTFKNARPLRDALAVAPLELVLVETDAPFLTPAPYRGRPNAPYLIPVTVRAMAAVRDIDEDALATAIAANTARAFDY, from the coding sequence ATGCCTTCGAACGACTCCGGCAACGCGTCCGGCAAGAACGACAAGAACGCCGCGCCCCCGCTCCCCGAACCCCTCCGGGTGCCGGTCGCGGATTCGCACACCCATCTGGACATGCAGTCCGGCACGGTCGAGGAGGGCCTCGCGAAGGCCGCCTCCGTGGGGGTGACGACGGTCGTGCAGGTCGGCTGCGACATCAAGGGCTCGCGCTGGGCCGCCGAGACGGCCGAGCGGTACGAGGCCGTGCACGCCACGGTCGCGCTGCACCCCAACGAGGCACCGCGGATCGTGCACGGCGACCCGGACGGCTGGTCCCGGCAGGGTGCGCGCACGCCCGGCGGGGACGCGGCGCTCGACGACGCCCTCGCCGAGATCGACCGGCTGGCCGCGTTGCCGCAGGTCAAGGGGGTCGGGGAGACGGGGCTCGACTACTTCCGGACCGGGCCGGAGGGCAAGGCCGCCCAGGAGCGGTCGTTCCGCGCGCACATCGAGATCGCCAAGCGGCACGGCAAGGCGCTGGTCATCCACGACCGCGACGCCCACGACGACGTGTTGCGGATCCTGAAGGAGGAGGGCGCGCCCGAGCGGACCGTCTTCCACTGCTACTCCGGTGACGCGGCGATGGCCGGGATCTGCGCCGAGCACGGCTACTTCATGTCCTTCGCCGGGAACATGACCTTCAAGAACGCCCGGCCGCTGCGCGACGCCCTCGCCGTCGCGCCCCTGGAACTCGTCCTCGTCGAGACCGACGCGCCCTTCCTGACGCCCGCGCCGTACCGCGGACGGCCCAACGCGCCGTATCTCATTCCGGTCACGGTTCGGGCGATGGCCGCGGTGCGGGACATCGACGAGGACGCGCTGGCGACGGCGATCGCGGCGAACACGGCGAGGGCGTTCGATTACTGA